In one window of Gossypium hirsutum isolate 1008001.06 chromosome A01, Gossypium_hirsutum_v2.1, whole genome shotgun sequence DNA:
- the LOC107958005 gene encoding ATP-dependent zinc metalloprotease FTSH 10, mitochondrial isoform X2 — protein MSFSRIGRSLSRSSRSNFRTNVISRKLLRNESNVPSPVTNTCISRINKGLGLVKGYFAPAGVGKQLSTNTPLSNLDSILANPRIRRFFCSEGPKKRNYENYFPKNKKDIPKANEQKSGSKEDSGAGEPGNSQNIQRLVQNIVTTLLLIGITYSSLSGPHEQQEISFQEFKNKLLEPGMVDKIVVSNKSVAKVYMRSSPRNASQTTDDPVEAPMNGAPARTKTSQYKYYFNIGSVESFEEKLEEAQEALGIDPHNYVPVTYVSEVNWFQELMRFGPTLLILGSLWFMGRKMQSGFGVGGPGGRGGRGLFNMGKAQITKMDKNAKDKVFFKDVAGCDEAKQEIMEFVHFLKNPKKYEELGAKIPRGALLVGPPGTGKTLLAKATAGESGVPFLSMSGSDFMEMFVGVGPSRVRSLFQEARQCAPSIVFIDEIDAIGRARGRGGFSGGNDERESTLNQLLVEMDGFGTTSGVVVLAGTNRPDILDRALLRPGRFDRQITIDKPDIKGREQIFQIYLKKLKLDNEPSYYSQRLAALTPGFAGADIANVCNEAALIAARNESAVITMEHFEGAIDRVIGGLEKKNKVISKLERRTVAYHESGHAVAGWFLEHAEPLLKVTIVPRGTAALGFAQYVPNENLLMTKEQLFDVTCMTLGGRAAEQV, from the exons ATGAGTTTCTCCAGAATCGGCCGCTCTCTCTCCCGCTCTTCTCGCTCTAATTTCCGAACA AATGTTATATCGAGGAAACTGTTACGAAATGAATCGAATGTACCAAGTCCTGTAACAAATACGTGCATTTCACGCATTAATAAAGGGTTAGGGCTTGTAAAGGGTTATTTCGCACCGGCTGGAGTTGGGAAGCAGCTTAGTACTAATACACCGTTGTCGAATTTGGATTCTATTCTTGCAAACCCTAGGATCAGGCGGTTTTTTTGCAGTGAAGGGCCTAAGAAAAGAA ATTATGAAAATTACTTTCCCAAGAACAAGAAAGATATTCCTAAGGCTAATGAACAGAAATCTGGATCCAAAG AGGATTCAGGTGCTGGTGAGCCTGGGAATTCTCAGAACATTCAAAGGTTGGTGCAGAATATTGTTACCACTTTATTGTTGATTGGGATTACGTACTCTTCGTTATCCGGTCCTCATGAACAGCAGGAG ATTAGTTTCCAAGAGTTCAAAAACAAACTCCTGGAACCTGGCATGGTGGACAAAATTGTTGTTTCAAATAAATCGGTTGCAAAAGTGTACATGAGGAGTTCACCACGCAACGCAAGTCAGACCACTGATGATCCTGTAGAAGCTCCAATGAATGGAGCCCCTGCCAGAACAAAGACGAGTCAATATAAGTACTACTTTAACATAGGGAGTGTTGAATCTTTTGAGGAGAAGTTAGAAGAAGCCCAAGAAGCGTTGGGGATAGATCCTCATAATTATGTTCCTGTAACCTATGTAAGTGAGGTGAATTGGTTCCAAGAGTTGATGCGCTTTGGACCCACACTCTTGATCTTAGGATCCTTATGGTTTATGgggagaaaaatgcaaagtggaTTTGGAGTTGGTGGTCCTGGGGGACGAGGTGGTCGTGGACTATTCAATATGGGAAAGGCTCAAATAACCAAAATGGACAAGAATGCAAAGGACAAG GTCTTCTTCAAAGATGTTGCTGGATGTGACGAGGCAAAGCAAGAAATTATGGAGTTTGTGCACTTCTTAAAGAACCCAAAGAAATACGAAGAATTAGGAGCTAAGATTCCCAGAGGTGCTCTTCTTGTTGGTCCTCCTGGCACAGGGAAGACACTTCTTGCAAAGGCAACTGCTGGTGAATCTGGTGTGCCTTTCCTCTCTATGTCTGGATCAGATTTTATGGAAATGTTTGTTGGAGTTGGGCCGTCAAGAGTGAGAAGCTTATTTCAAGAGGCTAGGCAGTGTGCTCCTAgtattgtattcattgatgaaattgatgcAATAGGTAGAGCAAGGGGTCGTGGAGGCTTTTCTGGTGGCAATGATGAGCGGGAAAGTACACTTAACCAGTTGCTAGTAGAAATGGATGGATTTGGAACAACTTCTGGAGTTGTTGTGCTTGCTGGTACAAATAGGCCTGACATTTTAGATAGAGCTCTGCTAAGACCTGGTCGGTTTGATCGTCAAATTACAATAGACAAACCTGACATTAAGGGTCGTGAACAGATCTTCCAAATATACTTGAAGAAACTAAAACTTGATAATGAGCCATCGTATTACTCTCAGCGACTTGCTGCTCTAACCCCTGGTTTTGCTGGAGCTGACATTGCGAATGTTTGCAATGAAGCAGCCTTGATTGCTGCAAGGAATGAAAGTGCAGTGATAACCATGGAACATTTTGAGGGAGCTATAGACAGAGTAATAGGTGGTTTAGAGAAGAAAAACAAG GTTATAAGCAAGTTGGAGAGGCGAACTGTTGCTTACCATGAATCAGGCCATGCTGTTGCTGGTTGGTTCTTGGAACATGCAGAACCATTGCTTAAAGTAACAATTGTTCCTCGTGGTACTGCAGCACTGGGATTTGCTCAGTATGTTCCCAATGAAAATCTTCTGATGACGAAAGAGCAGCTCTTTGATGTGACTTGCATGACACTAGGTGGTCGAGCTGCTGAGCAG GTTTGA
- the LOC107958005 gene encoding ATP-dependent zinc metalloprotease FTSH 10, mitochondrial isoform X1, protein MSFSRIGRSLSRSSRSNFRTNVISRKLLRNESNVPSPVTNTCISRINKGLGLVKGYFAPAGVGKQLSTNTPLSNLDSILANPRIRRFFCSEGPKKRNYENYFPKNKKDIPKANEQKSGSKEDSGAGEPGNSQNIQRLVQNIVTTLLLIGITYSSLSGPHEQQEISFQEFKNKLLEPGMVDKIVVSNKSVAKVYMRSSPRNASQTTDDPVEAPMNGAPARTKTSQYKYYFNIGSVESFEEKLEEAQEALGIDPHNYVPVTYVSEVNWFQELMRFGPTLLILGSLWFMGRKMQSGFGVGGPGGRGGRGLFNMGKAQITKMDKNAKDKVFFKDVAGCDEAKQEIMEFVHFLKNPKKYEELGAKIPRGALLVGPPGTGKTLLAKATAGESGVPFLSMSGSDFMEMFVGVGPSRVRSLFQEARQCAPSIVFIDEIDAIGRARGRGGFSGGNDERESTLNQLLVEMDGFGTTSGVVVLAGTNRPDILDRALLRPGRFDRQITIDKPDIKGREQIFQIYLKKLKLDNEPSYYSQRLAALTPGFAGADIANVCNEAALIAARNESAVITMEHFEGAIDRVIGGLEKKNKVISKLERRTVAYHESGHAVAGWFLEHAEPLLKVTIVPRGTAALGFAQYVPNENLLMTKEQLFDVTCMTLGGRAAEQVLLGKISTGAQNDLEKVTKMTYAQVAVYGFSDKVGLLSFPQRDDAFEMTKPYSSKTGAIIDSEVREWVGKAYDRTVQLIEEHKEHVAQIAELLLEKEVLHQEDLVRVLGERPFKSTEPTNYDRFKKGFQEEDKASKDTSTESKTVDDNGSTPLEPEVVPA, encoded by the exons ATGAGTTTCTCCAGAATCGGCCGCTCTCTCTCCCGCTCTTCTCGCTCTAATTTCCGAACA AATGTTATATCGAGGAAACTGTTACGAAATGAATCGAATGTACCAAGTCCTGTAACAAATACGTGCATTTCACGCATTAATAAAGGGTTAGGGCTTGTAAAGGGTTATTTCGCACCGGCTGGAGTTGGGAAGCAGCTTAGTACTAATACACCGTTGTCGAATTTGGATTCTATTCTTGCAAACCCTAGGATCAGGCGGTTTTTTTGCAGTGAAGGGCCTAAGAAAAGAA ATTATGAAAATTACTTTCCCAAGAACAAGAAAGATATTCCTAAGGCTAATGAACAGAAATCTGGATCCAAAG AGGATTCAGGTGCTGGTGAGCCTGGGAATTCTCAGAACATTCAAAGGTTGGTGCAGAATATTGTTACCACTTTATTGTTGATTGGGATTACGTACTCTTCGTTATCCGGTCCTCATGAACAGCAGGAG ATTAGTTTCCAAGAGTTCAAAAACAAACTCCTGGAACCTGGCATGGTGGACAAAATTGTTGTTTCAAATAAATCGGTTGCAAAAGTGTACATGAGGAGTTCACCACGCAACGCAAGTCAGACCACTGATGATCCTGTAGAAGCTCCAATGAATGGAGCCCCTGCCAGAACAAAGACGAGTCAATATAAGTACTACTTTAACATAGGGAGTGTTGAATCTTTTGAGGAGAAGTTAGAAGAAGCCCAAGAAGCGTTGGGGATAGATCCTCATAATTATGTTCCTGTAACCTATGTAAGTGAGGTGAATTGGTTCCAAGAGTTGATGCGCTTTGGACCCACACTCTTGATCTTAGGATCCTTATGGTTTATGgggagaaaaatgcaaagtggaTTTGGAGTTGGTGGTCCTGGGGGACGAGGTGGTCGTGGACTATTCAATATGGGAAAGGCTCAAATAACCAAAATGGACAAGAATGCAAAGGACAAG GTCTTCTTCAAAGATGTTGCTGGATGTGACGAGGCAAAGCAAGAAATTATGGAGTTTGTGCACTTCTTAAAGAACCCAAAGAAATACGAAGAATTAGGAGCTAAGATTCCCAGAGGTGCTCTTCTTGTTGGTCCTCCTGGCACAGGGAAGACACTTCTTGCAAAGGCAACTGCTGGTGAATCTGGTGTGCCTTTCCTCTCTATGTCTGGATCAGATTTTATGGAAATGTTTGTTGGAGTTGGGCCGTCAAGAGTGAGAAGCTTATTTCAAGAGGCTAGGCAGTGTGCTCCTAgtattgtattcattgatgaaattgatgcAATAGGTAGAGCAAGGGGTCGTGGAGGCTTTTCTGGTGGCAATGATGAGCGGGAAAGTACACTTAACCAGTTGCTAGTAGAAATGGATGGATTTGGAACAACTTCTGGAGTTGTTGTGCTTGCTGGTACAAATAGGCCTGACATTTTAGATAGAGCTCTGCTAAGACCTGGTCGGTTTGATCGTCAAATTACAATAGACAAACCTGACATTAAGGGTCGTGAACAGATCTTCCAAATATACTTGAAGAAACTAAAACTTGATAATGAGCCATCGTATTACTCTCAGCGACTTGCTGCTCTAACCCCTGGTTTTGCTGGAGCTGACATTGCGAATGTTTGCAATGAAGCAGCCTTGATTGCTGCAAGGAATGAAAGTGCAGTGATAACCATGGAACATTTTGAGGGAGCTATAGACAGAGTAATAGGTGGTTTAGAGAAGAAAAACAAG GTTATAAGCAAGTTGGAGAGGCGAACTGTTGCTTACCATGAATCAGGCCATGCTGTTGCTGGTTGGTTCTTGGAACATGCAGAACCATTGCTTAAAGTAACAATTGTTCCTCGTGGTACTGCAGCACTGGGATTTGCTCAGTATGTTCCCAATGAAAATCTTCTGATGACGAAAGAGCAGCTCTTTGATGTGACTTGCATGACACTAGGTGGTCGAGCTGCTGAGCAG GTTCTATTGGGGAAGATATCAACCGGAGCTCAGAATGACTTAGAGAAAGTAACCAAGATGACTTATGCCCAAGTAGCAGTCTATGGTTTCAGTGACAAGGTTGGTCTTCTTTCTTTCCCTCAAAGGGACGATGCATTCGAGATGACCAAGCCTTATAGCAGCAAGACCGGTGCAATCATCGACTCCGAAGTTAGAGAGTGGGTAGGCAAGGCATACGACCGAACAGTGCAGCTGATAGAGGAGCACAAGGAACACGTAGCTCAGATTGCAGAATTGCTTCTAGAGAAAGAGGTCCTTCACCAAGAGGACTTGGTCCGAGTACTTGGTGAACGCCCGTTTAAGTCGACTGAACCCACTAATTATGATAGGTTTAAGAAAGGGTTCCAAGAAGAAGATAAAGCGTCCAAGGACACATCAACAGAGAGCAAGACCGTGGATGATAATGGTTCAACACCCTTGGAACCTGAGGTAGTACCAGCATAG
- the LOC107958004 gene encoding mediator of RNA polymerase II transcription subunit 8, translating to MEGMIQDPSQPASQPQQQNQAVVGAERLNQALQQQLNLESVKTRAISLFKAITRILEDFDAYSRTNTTPKWQDILGQYSMVNLELFNIVDEIKKVSKAFVVHPKNVNADNAPILPVMLSSKLLPEMEVEDNLKREQLLLGMQNLPIPSQIDKLKARIDMIAAACESAEKVLADTRKAYCFGSRQGPAILPTLDKGQAAKIQEQENLLRTAVNFGEGLRLPADQKLITPSLPLHLVDIMPATDGVQSFADPSGMYMKNTPLMSNNIGSQGTLLQATGAQLIGRSAASPSAATSATSYDNTTTSPLPYANSPRSATTMMNTPSPQQQTQQLQQQQQHQQQQQQQRQKMMQLPQHQQQLLAQQQFRQSTMQGLGQNQLPLHDLQGQTQQKFQSLHGQMQFSQPLGHQQFQGRQLPPGHVQHGIGQSQLNQGNQLSRHLGQFSSAANTALFNAAQGTPSTQMIPNMSATMSSQSLLPRMQFGLPGSNPQRTHASQILSDQMFNMGSNPGGLMAMQPQPQQQQQQSQQQHGSQAAFGNMGTAQNLQSNMAALQNNPNFAQQRQQNQQ from the exons ATGGAGGGAATGATTCAGGACCCATCGCAGCCGGCGTCGCAGCCACAGCAGCAGAATCAGGCAGTGGTAGGGGCGGAGAGGCTGAACCAGGCGCTTCAACAACAGCTCAATTTGGAATCTGTAAAGACCAGAGCAATTTCCCTTTTCAAGGCCATAACTCGCATCCTCGAAGACTTCGACGCCTATTCTCGCACAAATACCACCCCCAAATG GCAGGATATTTTGGGTCAATACTCAATGGTGAATCTCGAACTTTTCAACATTGTGGATGAAATAAaaaaggtttcaaaggcttttgtTGTTCATCCCAAAAATGTTAATGCTGACAATGCTCCCA TATTACCGGTTATGTTATCCTCGAAGCTACTGCCAGAGATGGAAGTGGAGGATAATTTGAAGCGAGAGCAGTTGCTTCTAGGAATGCAAAATCTGCCGATACCTTCACAAATTGATAAGCTAAAG GCTAGAATTGATATGATTGCGGCTGCATGTGAAAGTGCTGAGAAAGTATTAGCTGATACCCGCAAAGCATATTGTTTTGGCTCTCGTCAAGGGCCAGCCATTCTTCCTACTCTAGACAAGGGGCAGGCTGCTAAAATTCAAGAACAAGAGAACTTACTCCGTACTGCTGTTAATTTTGGCGAAG GTCTGCGTCTACCTGCAGATCAGAAGCTGATTACACCTTCGCTTCCACTTCATCTGGTGGACATTATGCCTGCAACTGATGGAGTGCAATCTTTTGCTGATCCATCTG GCATGTACATGAAGAACACTCCTCTTATGTCAAACAACATTGGCAGTCAGGGGACTTTGTTACAG GCTACTGGAGCACAACTTATTGGTAGATCGGCTGCATCTCCTTCTGCTGCTACTAGTGCTACCTCCTATGATAACACCACAACTTCTCCACTCCCATATGCCAACTCACCAAGGTCTGCAACAACTATGATGAACACACCATCTCCTCAGCAACAAACGCAGCAACTGCAGCAGCAGCAACAAcaccagcagcagcagcagcagcaaagGCAAAAAATGATGCAATTGCCTCAGCATCAACAGCAACTCCTTGCTCAGCAACAGTTTAGGCAGTCTACGATGCAAGGACTGGGACAG AATCAGCTGCCGCTTCATGATCTCCAGGGTCAGACTCAGCAAAAGTTTCAGTCG TTACATGGTCAGATGCAGTTTTCTCAACCCTTGGGCCATCAGCAATTTCAGGGTAGGCAGCTTCCTCCAGGACATGTGCAGCATGGCATAGGTCAAAGCCAACTCAATCAAGGAAATCAGTTGAGTCGTCATTTAGGCCAATTCTCCAGTGCAGCAAATACTGCATTGTTCAATGCTGCTCAGGGGACACCAAGTACTCAGATG aTTCCAAACATGTCCGCAACTATGTCATCTCAGTCACTACTACCAAGGATGCAG TTTGGACTACCTGGTAGCAATCCTCAGCGGACTCATGCATCCCAAATCTTAAGTGACCAAA TGTTTAATATGGGATCCAATCCAGGAGGCCTTATGGCCATGCAGCCACAGCCACAGCAGCAGCAACAGCAGTCACAGCAGCAGCATGGTTCACAAGCTGCATTCGGTAATATGGGCACTGCCCAGAATTTACAATCTAATATGGCAGCTCTTCAAAATAACCCCAATTTTGCACAGCAAAGACAGCAGAACCAGCAGTGA